GCGCCATCTCCGGGATCGATGCGGCCTGGGGGCTGAGCTTCACGATCAGCGTGCGCGGGAACGCCTTTCGCACCGCCCCCGTCACGCCCGCCGCAGCCTTTGGATCGATGCCGAACGCGATCCCGCCGCAGCTCACGTTGGGGCAGGAGATGTTGAGTTCGATCGCCGCAACGCCCTCGTGGGGGGCGAGCCCCTCCGCCACCTTCGCGTACTCCTCGACCGTGGAGCCGAGGATGTTGGCGATCACGACCGCCCTCTGCTTCACGAGAAACGGGAGCTTCTCCGAGACGAACGCATGGAGCCCCACGTTCGCCAGCCCGATCGCGTTTATCATGCCGGCGGCGGTCTCGATCACGCGGGGCATCTCGTTGCCGGCGCGCGGCTCGAGAGAGATCCCCTTTGTGACGACTGCGCCCAGCTTCGCTATTTCGTAGAACGACTCCGCGAACTCCTCGCCGTAGCCGAAGGTCCCCGAGGCCGCGATCACCGGGTTCTTGAGCTCGAGCTTGCCTATCTGGACCGATAGCTGCATAACTATTATGTCGCCCTGACACCCTCCTGATTCCATTTCAAATCCTTTGCATCGAACACAGGGCCCTCGCGGCACACGCGCACGAAGTCCCCCTTCGCATCCTTGCAAACGCAGCCCATGCACACGCCGATGCCGCAGGCCATGTACGAGTCCATGGAGACCTGCGTGGGCACGCCGGAGGCACTTCCGATCGCAGCCACCGCCTTGAGCATGCCGTGAGGACCGCATGCGTAGATGGCGGGGCGTGAAATGCGGCCGAGGTCGCGCTCGAGGGGTCCCACGATCAGCCCCCGCTCCCCCAGGGAGCCGTCCTCGGTCGTGACCACCGTGCGCGCACCGATCCTCTTCAGATCATCCATGCAGAGGAGATCGGAGGAGGTTCCTGCGCCATAGTAGAGCACCGCTTCGCGACCCTGAGCCATGAGCCTCTCGCACAGGCCGAAGAGCGGGCCTATCCCGTAGCCGCCCGCCACGAGCACCGACGTCCTGCCTTTCTCCGGAAGCGCGAACCCCCTGCCGCAGGGGCCGGTGGCGCGGATCGGGGTGCCGACCGCGGCCATCGAGAGCGCGTCGGTGCCCCTGCCCACCACCTTCACGCAGATCTCCGCGAGACCATCGGCAAGCCGAACTATGCCGAAGGGCCGGCGGAGGAACACCTCGCGCCCGGGCACCTCCACCATGACGAACTGCCCCGGATCGAACGAGGGCCAGTCCACGGGAAAGCGGATGCGGACCGCGGCCCCGCCGATCGTCTCGTTGAGCGCAATTTTCGATATGTTCTCTCTCATGTGACTTCCAGCCTCAACACCATCGCGTCCTCGTCGTTGTCCCGGTAGTATCTGCGCCTCACGCCGACCTGCCTGAACCCCAGCCTGTCGTACAGGGCGCGCGCCGGCGCGTTGGAGGGGCGGACCTGCAGGTAGATGAACCTCGTGCCCATGTCTCTGGCCTTCGCCAGCATGTGTTCCATGAGCATGCTGCCTATGCCCTGCCGACGACGGTCCGGCTTCACGGCGAAGGTGTGCAGCTCCGCCTCGTCGCCTATCCGCTGGATGAGGTAGTAGCCCACGGTCTCGGCGCCCATCTTGGCTATCCAGATGTCTATGGAGTCCAGCGGCCAGAGCTCCTCGTAGGAGCGGCGCGACCAGGGGAGCGTGAATGACGCGAGCTCGATCTCCATGAGATCGTCGAGATCCCCCGGCTCATACGCCAGTATGTCCACCCTCTGCTCCTGAATGCGCTCGGCCCTTGCCGTCACCGCGCGAAGACCTTTCTGCCGCCGAACGAGGCCCTGCCGCCAAGGTGCTCCTCTATGCGCAGCAGCTGGTTGTACTTGGATATGCGGTCAGCGCGTGAGGCGGAGCCGGTCTTGATCTGGCCCGCGTTCACCCCCACCGCGAGGTCCGCTATCGCGCAGTCGCAGGTCTCGCCCGAGCGGTGAGAGATCACCGTGGTGTACTTCGCCGCGTGCGCGTCCTTTATGCACTGGAGCGTCTCGCTGACCGTGCCGATCTGGTTGAGCTTGATGAGGATGGAGTTGGCGATATTCTCCTCGATGCCGCGCTTGAGGCGCGCCGGGTTCGTGACAAATATGTCGTCCCCCACGATCTGGACCCTGCCGCCGAGCCGCTCATTCATGAGTTTCCAGCCGGCCCAGTCGTCCTCCGCGAGCCCGTCCTCGATCGAGATGATCGGGTATTTCGCGACGATGCTCTCGTACCACTCGATGAGCTCCTCGGCGCTCTTTTTGGGCTTGGCCTCCGCATCGAGCGTGTAGACGCCGTCATCGTAGAAGGAGGATGCCGCGGAGTCGATGGCGAGCGCAACGTCCTCGCCGGGCCTGTAGCCGGCAGCCTCGATCGCCTTCATGATCACGTCGAGCGCCTCCTGGTTCGACTTGAGGTTGGGCGCGAACCCGCCCTCGTCGCCGACCGAGGTCGAAAGCCCCATCCCCTTGAGCACCTTCTTGAGGTT
The DNA window shown above is from Pseudomonadota bacterium and carries:
- a CDS encoding dihydroorotate dehydrogenase, translating into MQLSVQIGKLELKNPVIAASGTFGYGEEFAESFYEIAKLGAVVTKGISLEPRAGNEMPRVIETAAGMINAIGLANVGLHAFVSEKLPFLVKQRAVVIANILGSTVEEYAKVAEGLAPHEGVAAIELNISCPNVSCGGIAFGIDPKAAAGVTGAVRKAFPRTLIVKLSPQAASIPEMARAVESAGADAISLINTIPAMAIDAKARRPVLANVTGGLSGPAVKPIALRMVHEAACAVKIPVVGIGGIMTAEDAIEFMLAGATAVQVGTANFVAPMAAVEIVGGIEKWCRDEKVARVSDLVGALELP
- the rimI gene encoding ribosomal protein S18-alanine N-acetyltransferase, with protein sequence MDILAYEPGDLDDLMEIELASFTLPWSRRSYEELWPLDSIDIWIAKMGAETVGYYLIQRIGDEAELHTFAVKPDRRRQGIGSMLMEHMLAKARDMGTRFIYLQVRPSNAPARALYDRLGFRQVGVRRRYYRDNDEDAMVLRLEVT
- the eno gene encoding phosphopyruvate hydratase encodes the protein MATILDVIGREILDSRGNPTVEVDVMVEGGILGRAAVPSGASTGIHEAVELRDNDKKRYLGRGVLNAVDNVNTKIRKAIKGMPVTGQQVIDSTLIELDGTPNKGKLGANAILGVSLAAARAAAIYQTRPFSDYLGSLFGARASQLLPVPMMNILNGGEHADNNVDIQEWMVVPVGAPNFRECLRMGAEVFHNLKKVLKGMGLSTSVGDEGGFAPNLKSNQEALDVIMKAIEAAGYRPGEDVALAIDSAASSFYDDGVYTLDAEAKPKKSAEELIEWYESIVAKYPIISIEDGLAEDDWAGWKLMNERLGGRVQIVGDDIFVTNPARLKRGIEENIANSILIKLNQIGTVSETLQCIKDAHAAKYTTVISHRSGETCDCAIADLAVGVNAGQIKTGSASRADRISKYNQLLRIEEHLGGRASFGGRKVFAR
- a CDS encoding dihydroorotate dehydrogenase electron transfer subunit, which gives rise to MRENISKIALNETIGGAAVRIRFPVDWPSFDPGQFVMVEVPGREVFLRRPFGIVRLADGLAEICVKVVGRGTDALSMAAVGTPIRATGPCGRGFALPEKGRTSVLVAGGYGIGPLFGLCERLMAQGREAVLYYGAGTSSDLLCMDDLKRIGARTVVTTEDGSLGERGLIVGPLERDLGRISRPAIYACGPHGMLKAVAAIGSASGVPTQVSMDSYMACGIGVCMGCVCKDAKGDFVRVCREGPVFDAKDLKWNQEGVRAT